One window of Chryseobacterium indologenes genomic DNA carries:
- a CDS encoding OmpA family protein: MKLSLAIVAFALAIPSATYAQDSTAVSKGEYPNTFSSGSANVSPFTNQSKRFNDWSISVGAGVPLLQSADLTSIKNGNGKNLFGYSAYVSIDKAITHAFGINLQYDRGETRQGWFNTKNAAPDATAVAARTQYDAISILGDINFSNLLRRVDNHSPYRWALHGYAGIGTIAYRAYQKDGNNRQTLMTEIKPFQLGSLFFQAGTGLKFKVNRRIDIEGRLMYVVTGDDEFDGGGDAYSAINKRSEQVSDNFFNATLGLTFKLGKHESHLMWHDPLQEIYYKLDVLANKNQDIEVCKKGDADNDGVCDDWDRQLDTPAGARVDGAGVALDVDLDGVIDLYDKCVTVPGPVENNGCPIKKDNKETAVEVEKTLKDIYFNFNKATIRPESNEKLDLAASIIKENGGNYLLTGHTDIKGNAAYNLRLSKERAAAVVGALETRGINENVLKSRGVGSAEATIPASASDAERMADRKVTVKFIETSEWDSIKKKDYEDAPVKKAVKKAPAKKKKK; this comes from the coding sequence ATGAAATTAAGTTTAGCAATTGTAGCATTTGCTCTGGCAATTCCTTCTGCCACTTATGCACAAGACTCAACGGCAGTTTCAAAAGGAGAATACCCTAATACATTTTCTTCGGGATCTGCTAATGTTTCCCCATTTACCAATCAATCTAAAAGATTTAATGATTGGTCTATTTCAGTAGGGGCTGGAGTTCCACTTCTTCAGTCGGCAGATTTAACCTCAATCAAAAATGGTAACGGTAAAAACCTTTTTGGATATTCTGCCTATGTAAGTATTGATAAAGCCATTACTCATGCTTTCGGAATCAATCTGCAATATGACAGAGGTGAAACCAGACAAGGATGGTTCAATACTAAAAATGCAGCACCTGATGCAACAGCGGTAGCAGCTAGAACTCAATATGATGCAATTTCAATCTTAGGAGACATTAACTTTTCTAATTTATTAAGAAGAGTTGATAATCATTCTCCTTACAGATGGGCTCTTCATGGATATGCAGGTATCGGTACCATTGCATACAGAGCATACCAGAAAGATGGAAATAACAGACAGACATTGATGACTGAAATTAAACCTTTCCAATTAGGTTCTTTGTTCTTCCAGGCTGGTACAGGTCTGAAGTTTAAAGTAAACAGAAGAATCGATATTGAAGGTAGATTAATGTATGTAGTAACCGGTGATGATGAATTTGATGGTGGTGGTGATGCTTACAGCGCTATCAACAAACGTTCTGAGCAGGTTTCTGACAACTTCTTCAATGCGACTTTAGGTCTTACTTTCAAATTAGGGAAACATGAGTCTCACCTAATGTGGCATGACCCGCTTCAGGAAATCTATTACAAACTGGATGTACTGGCTAATAAAAACCAGGATATCGAAGTATGTAAAAAAGGAGATGCTGATAACGACGGGGTATGCGATGATTGGGACAGACAGCTTGACACTCCTGCAGGAGCAAGAGTGGATGGTGCCGGAGTTGCTCTTGATGTCGACCTGGATGGTGTAATTGACCTTTACGACAAATGTGTAACGGTTCCTGGACCTGTTGAAAACAATGGATGTCCTATCAAAAAAGATAACAAGGAAACTGCTGTAGAAGTAGAGAAAACCCTTAAAGATATTTACTTCAATTTTAATAAAGCGACTATCAGACCTGAATCTAATGAAAAATTGGATCTGGCAGCTTCAATTATTAAAGAAAATGGAGGTAATTATCTGTTAACAGGACATACCGATATCAAAGGAAATGCAGCTTACAACTTAAGGCTGTCTAAAGAAAGAGCAGCTGCTGTTGTAGGAGCTCTGGAAACCAGAGGTATCAATGAAAATGTACTGAAATCAAGAGGAGTAGGTTCCGCAGAAGCTACGATCCCTGCATCAGCTTCAGATGCTGAAAGAATGGCAGACAGAAAAGTTACGGTAAAATTTATAGAAACATCAGAATGGGATTCTATCAAAAAGAAAGACTATGAAGATGCACCTGTAAAGAAAGCAGTAAAAAAAGCACCTGCTAAGAAAAAGAAGAAATAA
- a CDS encoding OmpA family protein, protein MKLSLAIVAFALAIPSATYAQDSTAVSKGEYPNTFSSGSANVSPFTSQSKRFNDWSISAGVGVPLLQSADLTSIKNGNGKNLFGYSAYLSIDKAITHAFGINLQYDKGETRQGWFNTKNAAPDATAVGARTQYDAISILGDINFSNLLRRVDNHSPYRWALHGYAGIGTIAYRAYQKDGSNKQRLMTEVKPFQLGSMFMQAGTGLKFKVNRRIDIEGRLMYVVTGDDEFDGGGDAYSAINKRSEQVSDNFFNATLGVSVKLGKHESHLMWHDPLQEIYYKLDVLANKNQDIEVCKKGDADNDGVCDDWDRQLDTPAGARVDGAGVALDTDLDGVIDLYDKCVTVPGPVENNGCPVATTGPVVETETKLEGIEFDLNSDRILPSNTPILNNAVNYINSSNGSYSVIGATDTRGTDAYNQKLSERRANNVKNYLIKNGVQTGKLQAIGKGEKDLKYPECEPATKCPEWKNRANRRVYFEAK, encoded by the coding sequence ATGAAATTAAGTTTAGCAATTGTAGCATTTGCTTTGGCAATTCCTTCTGCCACTTATGCACAAGACTCAACGGCAGTTTCAAAAGGAGAATACCCTAATACATTTTCTTCGGGATCTGCTAATGTTTCCCCTTTCACCAGCCAATCTAAAAGATTTAACGATTGGTCTATCTCTGCAGGGGTTGGAGTTCCACTTCTTCAGTCAGCAGATTTGACTTCAATCAAAAATGGTAACGGAAAAAACCTTTTTGGATATTCAGCCTATCTAAGTATTGATAAAGCCATTACTCATGCTTTCGGAATCAATCTACAGTATGATAAAGGTGAAACCAGACAAGGATGGTTCAATACTAAAAATGCTGCACCTGATGCAACAGCAGTGGGAGCCAGAACTCAGTATGATGCTATCTCAATCTTAGGAGACATTAACTTTTCTAATTTATTAAGAAGAGTTGATAACCATTCTCCTTACAGATGGGCTCTTCATGGATATGCAGGTATCGGTACTATCGCTTACAGAGCATACCAGAAAGACGGAAGCAACAAACAGAGATTAATGACTGAAGTAAAACCTTTCCAATTAGGTTCTATGTTCATGCAGGCTGGTACAGGTCTGAAGTTTAAAGTGAACAGAAGAATTGATATTGAAGGTAGATTAATGTACGTAGTAACCGGTGATGATGAATTTGATGGTGGTGGTGATGCTTACAGCGCTATCAACAAGCGTTCTGAGCAGGTTTCTGACAACTTCTTCAATGCAACTTTAGGGGTTTCCGTAAAATTAGGAAAACACGAATCTCACCTAATGTGGCATGACCCACTTCAAGAAATCTATTACAAACTGGATGTACTGGCTAATAAAAATCAGGATATCGAAGTATGTAAAAAAGGAGATGCTGATAACGACGGGGTATGTGACGATTGGGACAGACAACTTGACACTCCTGCAGGAGCAAGAGTGGATGGTGCCGGAGTTGCCCTTGATACAGACCTTGATGGTGTAATTGATCTTTACGACAAGTGTGTAACGGTTCCTGGACCTGTTGAAAACAACGGATGTCCTGTAGCAACAACAGGACCTGTAGTAGAAACAGAAACTAAATTGGAAGGAATCGAATTTGATTTAAATTCTGACAGAATTTTACCTTCAAACACTCCAATCTTAAATAATGCTGTAAACTATATTAATTCTTCAAATGGTTCTTATAGTGTAATAGGAGCTACTGATACAAGAGGTACTGATGCTTACAACCAAAAACTATCTGAAAGAAGAGCAAACAACGTTAAGAACTATCTGATCAAAAACGGTGTTCAAACAGGTAAACTACAGGCAATAGGAAAAGGTGAAAAAGACCTTAAATACCCTGAGTGTGAGCCAGCAACGAAGTGCCCTGAATGGAAAAACAGAGCCAACAGAAGAGTTTACTTCGAAGCTAAATAA